In Fibrobacter sp. UWR2, the following are encoded in one genomic region:
- the rpsA gene encoding 30S ribosomal protein S1, protein MSQNLKFGTAEDLAEILAAQGECSPDFRKQNADVYAGMGCLEQGKLVMGKISQVNDQEVLIDVNYKSEGVIDRAEFKESDSLEIGSEIEVFVEKLEDEDGRLILSKQKADFVRVWDRIHAAFENNEVVRGTLTKRIKGGVVVDLFGIDAFLPGSQIDLRQIPDINALIGQEFDLKVIKVNKARRNIVVSRRVVLEEERNKQRGDVLETLEKGQVRKGLVKNITDFGAFIDLGGVDGLLHITDMSYKRINHPTEMVQLGQEVEVMVLDFNDKKERISLGMKQLKPHPWKDIAERYPEGAIVKGKVVSITDYGAFVELDSGVEGLIHVSEMSWTQHGKHPSKILSVGQEVEAVVLKVEEDAERISLGMKQLESDPWDSIETELPPGARVVGEIRNIASFGAFVEIKEGVDGLIHVSDMSWTKKITHPNEMVKKGDKVECVVLAVDKEKRRISLSMKHLTEDPWDSIETTYPVDAEVKGKIVRMLDRGVVVELNDGIEGFIPVSKLTAEYIKVPADAFKVGDEVPAVVTEIDQNNRKIYLSVVDYFKNRESAELKAWMDSHKPGESGTTIGEATAPKKKATKKKAAEKPAEEAAAEEAK, encoded by the coding sequence ATGTCTCAAAATCTCAAATTCGGAACCGCTGAAGATCTCGCCGAAATCCTTGCCGCCCAGGGTGAATGCTCCCCGGACTTCCGCAAGCAGAACGCCGACGTGTATGCCGGCATGGGCTGCCTCGAACAGGGCAAGCTCGTCATGGGCAAGATCAGCCAGGTCAACGACCAGGAAGTCCTGATCGACGTGAACTACAAGAGCGAAGGTGTTATCGACCGCGCTGAGTTCAAGGAATCTGACTCTCTCGAAATCGGTTCTGAAATCGAAGTGTTTGTCGAAAAGCTCGAAGATGAAGACGGCCGTCTCATCCTTTCGAAGCAGAAGGCCGACTTCGTGCGCGTGTGGGATCGCATCCACGCTGCATTCGAAAACAACGAAGTCGTGCGCGGCACGCTCACCAAGCGTATCAAGGGCGGTGTGGTTGTCGACCTGTTCGGCATCGACGCCTTCCTCCCGGGCTCCCAGATCGACCTCCGTCAGATCCCGGATATCAACGCCCTCATCGGTCAGGAATTCGACCTCAAGGTCATCAAGGTCAACAAGGCTCGCCGCAACATCGTCGTGTCTCGCCGCGTCGTTCTCGAAGAAGAACGCAACAAGCAGCGTGGCGACGTTCTCGAAACTCTCGAGAAGGGCCAGGTCCGCAAGGGCCTCGTCAAGAACATCACCGACTTCGGTGCGTTCATTGACCTCGGCGGCGTAGACGGCCTCCTCCACATCACCGACATGAGCTACAAGCGCATCAACCACCCGACCGAAATGGTCCAGCTCGGCCAGGAAGTCGAAGTCATGGTGCTCGACTTCAACGACAAGAAGGAACGCATTTCTCTCGGCATGAAGCAGCTCAAGCCGCATCCGTGGAAGGACATCGCCGAACGCTACCCCGAAGGCGCTATCGTCAAGGGCAAGGTCGTTTCCATCACCGATTACGGTGCATTCGTCGAACTGGATTCTGGCGTCGAAGGCCTCATCCACGTTTCCGAAATGTCCTGGACCCAGCACGGCAAGCACCCCTCCAAGATCCTCTCTGTGGGTCAGGAAGTGGAAGCCGTTGTGCTCAAGGTTGAAGAAGATGCCGAACGCATCTCTCTCGGCATGAAGCAGCTCGAAAGCGATCCGTGGGATTCCATCGAAACCGAACTTCCCCCGGGTGCCCGCGTGGTTGGCGAAATCCGCAACATCGCTTCCTTCGGCGCATTCGTCGAAATCAAGGAAGGTGTTGATGGCCTCATCCACGTCTCCGACATGTCCTGGACCAAGAAGATTACCCACCCGAACGAAATGGTCAAGAAGGGTGACAAGGTCGAATGCGTCGTGCTCGCTGTCGATAAGGAAAAGCGCCGCATTTCCCTCTCCATGAAGCACCTCACCGAAGACCCGTGGGATTCTATCGAAACCACGTACCCGGTTGATGCCGAAGTGAAGGGCAAGATCGTCCGTATGCTCGACCGCGGCGTCGTCGTTGAACTCAACGACGGTATCGAAGGCTTCATCCCGGTCTCCAAGCTCACCGCTGAATACATCAAGGTTCCGGCCGATGCATTCAAGGTTGGCGACGAAGTTCCGGCTGTTGTGACCGAGATCGACCAGAACAACCGCAAGATCTACCTCTCCGTGGTGGACTACTTCAAGAACCGCGAATCCGCTGAACTCAAGGCTTGGATGGACTCCCACAAGCCGGGTGAATCGGGCACGACGATTGGCGAAGCTACCGCTCCGAAGAAG
- the cmk gene encoding (d)CMP kinase, which produces MSSSENFVIALDGGSGTGKSTTAKIVAKTLGITYLDTGAMYRAVTLAALDKGLPAEEGPAMDELLSNLTLGFDSENHILINGVCRESEIRGMKVSSNVSIYCALPSVRAAMTAQQREIGKRQSCILDGRDIGTVVFPDAKYKFFMVTDVKVRAERRYKELLEKGEKVTLEEVLENLVERDRLDSSRANAPLKKADDAIEIDTTHISIQQQVQKILDYVGVVA; this is translated from the coding sequence ATGAGTAGTTCTGAAAATTTTGTCATAGCCCTTGACGGCGGCTCCGGCACCGGAAAGAGCACGACCGCGAAAATCGTGGCCAAGACCCTGGGTATCACCTACCTCGACACGGGCGCCATGTACCGCGCGGTGACACTCGCCGCCCTCGACAAGGGACTGCCGGCCGAAGAAGGCCCCGCGATGGACGAACTTCTCTCCAACCTCACCCTCGGGTTCGACTCCGAAAACCACATCCTCATCAACGGCGTGTGCCGCGAAAGCGAAATCCGCGGGATGAAGGTGTCGAGCAACGTGAGCATCTACTGCGCCCTCCCCTCCGTCCGTGCCGCCATGACGGCGCAACAGCGCGAAATCGGCAAGAGGCAGAGCTGCATCCTGGATGGCCGCGACATCGGCACCGTCGTGTTCCCCGACGCAAAGTACAAGTTCTTCATGGTGACGGACGTGAAAGTCCGCGCTGAACGCCGCTACAAGGAACTCCTTGAAAAAGGCGAAAAAGTTACCCTGGAAGAAGTCCTCGAAAACCTGGTCGAACGCGACCGTCTGGATTCTTCCCGCGCGAACGCCCCGTTAAAGAAGGCGGACGACGCTATAGAAATTGACACTACACACATCTCAATCCAACAACAGGTCCAAAAGATTCTTGACTACGTAGGTGTAGTGGCGTAG
- a CDS encoding TraB/GumN family protein, giving the protein MSENADIYRIGTPDGREIILIGTAHISKASKELVRETIEAENPDTVCVELDEGRAKSIQDPDRWKKTDLKEVIKKKQLATLIANLVLGSYQKRMGEQTGVKPGSELKEAVDVSGEKNIPVVLADRDIKITLKRTWACTPWYRKFSLLGGLFASIFDKTKISEEELAKIKEQDALSSMMQEFGKSFPEVKQVLIDERDQFLASKIRNAPGKKVVAVVGAGHVKGIASVISENKELPSEESISVIPKGAPIWKIIGWAIPLAIVASIIFVGYKAGVEKAGELSLQWAMLTGGGAMLGTIIAGGHPVTILVALLVAPFTGLTPLIGVGFFTALTQVYMRPPRVSEMETLSDDIWQVKRWWKNRVTRVILCFLCPGIPAIIGKILAIFQIYQAF; this is encoded by the coding sequence ATGAGCGAAAACGCAGATATTTACCGCATTGGCACTCCGGATGGTCGTGAAATTATCCTTATTGGGACAGCCCACATATCGAAGGCGTCCAAGGAACTAGTGCGTGAAACCATCGAGGCGGAGAACCCCGATACGGTCTGTGTCGAACTTGACGAAGGACGTGCGAAATCCATCCAAGATCCGGACCGCTGGAAAAAGACCGACCTGAAGGAGGTCATCAAGAAGAAGCAGCTCGCAACACTGATTGCGAACCTCGTGCTTGGGTCGTACCAGAAGAGGATGGGTGAGCAGACCGGCGTGAAACCGGGTTCCGAACTCAAGGAGGCAGTCGATGTCTCTGGCGAGAAGAACATCCCGGTGGTACTGGCGGACCGCGATATCAAGATAACCCTCAAGCGCACGTGGGCGTGTACACCGTGGTACCGCAAGTTCAGCCTGCTGGGCGGGCTGTTCGCGAGCATTTTCGACAAGACGAAGATTAGCGAGGAGGAACTCGCGAAAATCAAGGAGCAGGACGCCCTCAGCTCCATGATGCAGGAATTCGGGAAGAGCTTCCCCGAGGTGAAGCAGGTGCTTATCGACGAACGAGACCAGTTCCTCGCAAGCAAGATCAGGAACGCTCCGGGCAAGAAGGTCGTGGCGGTCGTCGGTGCAGGCCACGTGAAGGGCATCGCCTCCGTCATTAGCGAGAACAAGGAACTCCCGAGCGAGGAATCTATCTCGGTTATCCCGAAGGGCGCTCCCATCTGGAAGATTATCGGGTGGGCCATCCCGCTCGCGATTGTCGCAAGCATTATTTTCGTGGGGTACAAGGCGGGCGTCGAGAAGGCGGGCGAACTGAGCCTGCAGTGGGCGATGCTTACGGGCGGCGGCGCCATGCTCGGTACGATTATTGCGGGCGGGCATCCGGTCACGATTCTTGTGGCTCTGCTGGTCGCTCCGTTTACGGGACTTACTCCGCTTATCGGGGTCGGGTTCTTTACGGCGCTAACGCAGGTGTACATGCGCCCGCCGCGAGTGTCCGAGATGGAAACGCTTTCCGACGACATCTGGCAGGTGAAGCGCTGGTGGAAGAACCGCGTGACCCGCGTAATCCTTTGCTTCCTGTGCCCTGGAATTCCGGCGATTATCGGGAAGATTCTTGCGATATTCCAGATATACCAGGCGTTCTAG